TAGAAACATACACATCTCCAGATGCATTTTTAAATGCTTCCAAAGAAGAGATTATTGATTCTATAAGATCTACAGCTCGTTTTGGGCTTACATATGCTAATAATAAGTATAATGCCATTATAAAGGCTGCCAATGATGCAAAGACCTTCGGTTATTCTGTAAGTAGTAATTTTAAGCGTATTAGATTATACATAAGCTTTATTCGAAAGTATGATGAAGAGATTTCTTCTATACTCTCTGAAATGCATAAGCTTGTTGATGAAAATGAAAATACTGATTTTGTAAAGCAAATTCACTTGATTGAAACATTTAAAGGTGCAGGTTTTCTTTCTGCTGTAAGCCTCATGGGAGAAATCGGAGATTTCTCTGCGTTCAACTCACCAAAACAGCTTTTTGCTTATTTTGGTTTAGATCCAGCAGTAAAGCAATCTGGCAACTTTAATGGCACAAAAATCAGTATGTCAAAGCGAGGCTCTCGAATTGCCAGAAGAGTAATTCACACTATGGCATTAATCAGCATAAGCAAAAACAAAGATGGCTCCGCCAAAAATCAAGTACTTCGAGAATACTATCTTTTAAAGTGCCAAAGTAAGCCTAAAATGATTGCTCTTGGGGCAGTTATGCATAAAGTTTGTAACATATTATTTGCCATTCTTCGTGATGGGAAAGAATTTGAAATAATTACACCAGAAGAACACCAAAAGAATTATCTCAAAGCGAAATGCGGCTTCGCTGCGTAGTATAATTCCATAAATATAATTTCCGTTTTTTGTTAGTCTAACAAAAGTTTATTAAGGTTACCCTTTTTTAAGATAATAAAAATATTAATTATTTTTTTAATTCTTATTGACATTTCTTAGCTGGACTAAAATAATTCTTAGTTGTAACTATTCAGCCATCCTAAATAATTACTATTTTTAACAAGCTTGTTAATATAATTATATCACAATATTTACCATTTATGTATTTAAAATATTTAACGTTATAAATATTTCCTATATTTTACAAAATGAAAAACACCTTATTTTCAAATTTTCATAGACAGTAAGGTGCTAGTATTAAATTTGTGTACACTAAAAAAAGGTGGGACACCTCTCTTAGTGGAGTTTTAAATATTTTCAACCAATCAGATACCTCATTATTTGAACGAGCATAATTAAATAAACTAGCTTCGATATCATCAACTTTTGGAACTCTATTTACCCCTTCTTTAAGAATTAACCCATTTTACCTTTATTAGCAAGTTCGCTCTAATAACTATTGACGGTAATTCCCTTGTATAATTACTAAGAAACAAAAAAACTGACTTTGATGCAGAGCAATCAATTAAAACATCATATTGCCTTAAATCATTATTTTCAACATAATTGATAAATGATACAGTAAAACCTTCAAAATGTATATTTCTATCTAAAATCTACATTTTATTAAGCTTATTTGCAATATCTTCCGCTTTATTTCTAGATATTGAATCAGAAAATAATGCATGTCTTACAAGATTATGAGGTGATAATATATCCTTATCTATAATTGTAATATTTGTATATCCATTTCTTGCAAGATGAAATATCATCTTCGAGCCTAATGCACCAACACCAACAAATAATATTTTAGGATTTTTTTCAGATGCTAATGTTGATATATCAGCAGCTAATCTTCTACTTAGTGGTTCTAAATGACTAAGTGCTAAAGCCCTTCCATCTCCTTCTATCTTTGTTGTATTAGCAATAACATTTTCATCAAATCCAATTACCTTGGTAGGTCTATTTATTGCCGATATTAATAAAAACTTATCTGGTATATTTTTATCCTTAAGAATCTTTAAAGCCCTTTTAAACTCATTACCTAGTTTTTCATTAAACGCATATAGTTCTTCTAGTTCCATCGTAATTAATCTAAAATATTCACTATAGCGAGAGCTTTCTGTACTCCAAATAACTATGTCTAATATTTGAACTGAAAAACTATTTTTATCTATATCTAAAGAGTGAATTCCTCTCTATTATTAACGCAACATAAAGTATAAGCAACGCCACTTTTCCCTTTATTCTCACGCCAGTATGCTTCAATAAACTCTGTAAGCATATGATATGAAAATACTGCATTCCCCGTTTCTCCGTAAAGAATCATAGCTCAAAATCATCCCCTGTTCTTATTAGATTGCCACTTGCAGCATCACTAAACCAATTACGAATCCTATTAATAAAATCTTCAATTAAATGTTCTACATACCAATCGTCAATGCTACCTCTATGCAAACATATATAAGTAGGTCCCTTCCACAAAGCTACGGTGTGTGGTAACTTCTCTGAAGGGGAGTCTAATCTTCTAGAAAAAACAACAGGTGCCTTATATCTTATTTCGCTTGTAAAACATATTAAATCAATAGGCTCAACTAATTTAATATCTACATCCATTGTGGTTCTTCTGCAATGTAAGTTTATTTTCAGTTCTAATGTTACTATAACAGAATCCCTTGTATCTTCATACAACTTAACATTATTAACGTTATAACAAGATATCAACCCATTGTAAAAATTAGAAAAGTCATCACTTATGCTATATGGTTCAGATATAGCTTTTGGTTTATTTGCCATATCTTTTAGGTATTGAAGCTGTACTAATTAATACTAATGACATTTTCTTTTCTGTGACTTTTTCTGTTTCTTGCTTTAACGGTCCATTCTTAGTTAATGTAAAAGTTAATGGCTTTGGTTCATCTGTAGATGGATATTCGGATAAGCAATAAAAGTTATCATCTTCTACAGCCTTTTTATAAAGATTAGCAGCTCTATAGTGGGGAGGATTGTCCTCATTTCTTTTAATTTCTTTACATGAAGCTACTATTACTCTTACATTTCCATTATTTTGTTAATCACATATAGCAACTATTTATTGATTATAGGCAATTATTTTGTTCTAACCATTTGATTTTATTTAGTAAAAAAGCTGTTATACACTTTTTTTGTATTCTCTCTTACAGTTAGACTGTTATCTGAAGTTTTCTATCACTACTTGGATACTTACTTTCCCATTGAATTCATTAATACTTGGATAAAATGCCAAATCAAGAGTCATACGGGTTTGTCCAAAATATAATCTATCCAATCCATCAGCTCCGTATTTATCTATAATGATTTTCTCAAATTCTTCAATGTCACCAAAATATATGCCATCAATGTATATTCCATTTCTCATCAACATTTTTAATTTTAATACATTTTTAGTTTTACCAAATATTCTTCCTTTTACTACAGTAACTTCCTTTTCACCAAACAATGGTTTTGGATTATTTTTTCCAAATGGTTCTAATATGTTTAAGTCACCTATTAAGTCAAAATCTATTTTTTCTAAAGGAAGTTGCATATCAAGGTATATCTTAGGAATTATGTCTTCATCAGTTAAAATTGTCTGATCATTTAATTTTTTTCTTAATGGTTCTATATTACATTCTTCTAAAGATAATCCTGCTGCCATAGGATGTCCACCAAAACGTCCTAAGAGCTCTTTACACTTGTTTAATTCTTCAAACATATTGTAACCTTGTATTGACCTTCCAGAACCTTTAATGCATTCATCAGTTCGTGTAAGAACTATTGTTGGAACATTATAATATTCTCTAATTCTACCTGCTACAATACCTACTATACTTTCGTGAGTATTTGGAATATAGACTACCAATACTTTATCCTTTGACATATTATTAGATTCGATACTCTCAATTGCTTTCTCTATACCTTCTTGAGTCATATCTTTTCTTTGTTGATTAAGTTTATGTAACTCTGTAGCTAAGCTCTTTGCATCAGTATGGTTATCTGCCAGCAATAACTTTACTCCTTTTTTAGCATTATCAAGTCTACCCGAAGCATTTATACAAGGTCCTATAACAAAACCTAAATGATAGGCTGATATTTCCTTATTTTCAATGCCGGCTACTTTAATTAATTCAGTTAAACCAAGATTAGATGTTTCATTTAATAGTTTTAAGCCATTTTTTACAAATATTCTATTCTCGTCTACTAAATCCACAACATCACATACTGTTGCAATAGCAACATATTCAATTAATTTATATGCTTCACTTTTGTCTATACCCATTTCTTCATATAGAACTTCAATGAATTTAAAAGCTACGCCTGCACCACATAATGCTTTAAATTTATATTTACAGTCTTTTTGTTTAGGATTTATTATAGCATCAGCTTCAGATCTTACAAATTCTCTTTCTCCATTTTCCTTTTCTATAAAAGGAATATCATGATGATCAGTAACTATAATAGTTAGCCCTAATTTTTTGCTATATTCTATAGCTAAAATCGCTGAAGCCCCGTTATCACACGTGATTATTGTATCCACCCCTATATTATAGGCTTTGTCAATAATGTTAGTGTTTATTCCATAACCATCTTTAATTCTGTCTGGAATATCATAAACTACATTAGCACCACATCTTTTAAGGGCTGTATATAATTGGACTAAACTGGTAACCCCATCTACATCATAATCACCTACAACCATGATTTTCTTACCTTCTTCTATCTTTTGCTTCATAATCATGACACCTTTCACTAAATCTTTCATTTCACGAGGATTATGAAGATTTTCATAGCAAGGATTTAAAAAGCTTTTTATAGACTCTTCCTCTATAACATCCCTATTTACAAGAATCTTAGCTACTACTTCACTAATATCAAACTTCTCAGCTACTTTCTTGTAATCAGTCTTTTTATTTTTAACGAACCATTTTTTCAAATAAATTACCCCTTCCTTATTATTTAGACTTATTTTTGTTTAAACTTCTTACATTAGAATTGGATCTAGTTCTAAACTCACCTCTTACTTTAGTTAATTCAACCAATAAGTCCATATTTTTCTTGCTTAACGACTCCATTTGTTCTATTAAATTCTTATTTTCATACTCTAATGTCTCAATTCTATCTAAAAGAATCTGCTCATTTAAATTACTATATTGCATTTTTCGCAATGAATCTTTTAATTCTTGCATTTCATTATTTTTTTCTATGATCATATTACAAATATCTTGTTTATCAACTTCTTGTTGTCTCTTTGTTATATAATGAGTAATGCCATTATTATACATTGTTTGTCTTGACACTCCAATAGTCTTAACTATCCCATTAGTGCTTATTTTGCTATTTTTATAAATATTTAAGGCTTCTTCTTTTGCCTTTACGATACTCTGTATTCTTTCCTCGACATTTAGTAAATATTCTTGTATATTAGGCTTCAAATCTTTAAATAATGACATATCAAATTTTATTAAATTCTCATTTGTTATTTTTACTAAATCTTTCTTTTCCAATCTTTAACCTCCATCATTATCTTATCTATTTCTTCTGTTATTTCTTTCAATTGTGGATATTTACGAATTATTTCTGTCTCTCCTTGATTATCAATTTCCACTTTAAGTTCTTCAAGCTCGTATTTTAAATTTCTATCAATTAACCTTCTCAATTTCCCCTTTTCTATTTTAGCTTCCTGTTTAAAGTTATTCTCTTCATTGTATTTTATTGATTTAACTTGGTTCTTAAATCTTTTATAGGATATATCTGCGTTTATAAAGCATGTTATATGATTTGGGCACATATCGAAAGCACACATAACTTCATTATACTTACACTTCTTACCGAAAGCACTTTTTATACAAAATCCAAGGGCTCTTTCTCTTATAGGAATCTGTCCAGCTAAATAATCAGCTATATCATCTATGTCTACCTTTATATTAAAATGCCCTTTCTCTATGTATTCATTTATCTTTTCCATAAGCTGTTCTGCTTGATCCCCAATTGCTTTAAATTCCTTTTTTAAAACCCCCTTAAAGAATTTTCTGGATAGTTCTTTATTTTCAACTTTTTCTTTTCTAATATAATGTTTAGTCATTTCAGGGCTCAAGTGATTCATATGTTCCATAACCCAACCAATCTGAACGCCTTCATTGATTAACTTATTACAAACAGTAACACGGAATTGGTGTGAATTTGGAATAGCTATAAAATCTTCATCATTAATATTTTTTAGATATTTTCTATAATTAATCCAATCCTTTTTACTGTTTTTTGTCATTATATAAGATCCGTCACATTTTTTATTAAAAACTCCAATTTCTTTTGCATTTCTTACAATAAAGTTTCTTTCATATCTCCTTATTGTTGACTGATTAATCACATCTGCAGTTTTACCAATAAATATGTGATTATTATTACATAATTTTCTCTTTTCCTCTGTTAATTCTTCTAAAGTCACATACGCTAAATCTGCCAATTCTGTTAAAAAACTTTTTGTTACTACTCCACCTCGTTCCCTCCTTGTTGTCTTAAATGTCAAGAACCCCAAATATGAAATCTTCGTTTTGCCATCAAAACAGCTAATTTCTTTTCTTTTATTAGCTTCTAAAAACTGCAATTCTTTTATGCGCATTCCAACTTGAGTTAACAATAACACTATACAAGCTTCCATTTTATTTTTATTTGTGATGTTATTATTTTTTATTTCTTTTAATGCACACCTAATTATATTATCAAAGATATCATTTGGTATTTGCGGAGTTTTACCAGTCTCATTTTGAGCTTTTATCAACTCAATATTATTTTTATTTAAAATCTTCTTATACATTGAATAATCTACATTGTTATCCAATTCTATTAGAGAAAGCAATCTCCTAAAAATCATTCTAAGATGACTTCTTGATAATTCACTTTTATAACTTTCATTAATAAAGTTTTCAAATGAATCTATTACTACCTTATTGATGGCTACACAGCTATAAATCTTGTTTTCTATTAAAAAATTTACTATTCTCTTAATCATATAAAAATATTTATTAATTGATGTTGATTTATATTTATTTATTATCAATTCCAATATATATTCTTTTACATAATCTCTGTACTCTTCATTTATCTTGCTAAATTTATATATATTTTTAGTTTGACCATTATTTTCAAAATATAAACCAAAGTCCCAAGTATCATCACTAAAATATATTTCAC
The DNA window shown above is from Haloimpatiens massiliensis and carries:
- a CDS encoding IS110 family transposase, with the translated sequence MSNILFKNLFISVGIDVGADFSWMSIALPNQTFVGKPFKILHSNIDSLELAVSKIKEAEELYSLESRIFLESTGIYHYPLFCYLRDTGFNVNLINPIITKNSTNINIRKVHNDRFDSKKAALIGLKPDLKVSLMPSDLALDLRNLSREYYDLMDNRSAYVNKLQSELRMVFPEYLKIFSKITTNTSLTLLETYTSPDAFLNASKEEIIDSIRSTARFGLTYANNKYNAIIKAANDAKTFGYSVSSNFKRIRLYISFIRKYDEEISSILSEMHKLVDENENTDFVKQIHLIETFKGAGFLSAVSLMGEIGDFSAFNSPKQLFAYFGLDPAVKQSGNFNGTKISMSKRGSRIARRVIHTMALISISKNKDGSAKNQVLREYYLLKCQSKPKMIALGAVMHKVCNILFAILRDGKEFEIITPEEHQKNYLKAKCGFAA
- a CDS encoding ThiF family adenylyltransferase; translated protein: MELEELYAFNEKLGNEFKRALKILKDKNIPDKFLLISAINRPTKVIGFDENVIANTTKIEGDGRALALSHLEPLSRRLAADISTLASEKNPKILFVGVGALGSKMIFHLARNGYTNITIIDKDILSPHNLVRHALFSDSISRNKAEDIANKLNKM
- the recJ gene encoding single-stranded-DNA-specific exonuclease RecJ, which gives rise to MKKWFVKNKKTDYKKVAEKFDISEVVAKILVNRDVIEEESIKSFLNPCYENLHNPREMKDLVKGVMIMKQKIEEGKKIMVVGDYDVDGVTSLVQLYTALKRCGANVVYDIPDRIKDGYGINTNIIDKAYNIGVDTIITCDNGASAILAIEYSKKLGLTIIVTDHHDIPFIEKENGEREFVRSEADAIINPKQKDCKYKFKALCGAGVAFKFIEVLYEEMGIDKSEAYKLIEYVAIATVCDVVDLVDENRIFVKNGLKLLNETSNLGLTELIKVAGIENKEISAYHLGFVIGPCINASGRLDNAKKGVKLLLADNHTDAKSLATELHKLNQQRKDMTQEGIEKAIESIESNNMSKDKVLVVYIPNTHESIVGIVAGRIREYYNVPTIVLTRTDECIKGSGRSIQGYNMFEELNKCKELLGRFGGHPMAAGLSLEECNIEPLRKKLNDQTILTDEDIIPKIYLDMQLPLEKIDFDLIGDLNILEPFGKNNPKPLFGEKEVTVVKGRIFGKTKNVLKLKMLMRNGIYIDGIYFGDIEEFEKIIIDKYGADGLDRLYFGQTRMTLDLAFYPSINEFNGKVSIQVVIENFR
- a CDS encoding tyrosine-type recombinase/integrase codes for the protein MNSNLKNSTLNIDEERVKEIAYDGDVKVINNSNIGKLPFFDCEIYFSDDTWDFGLYFENNGQTKNIYKFSKINEEYRDYVKEYILELIINKYKSTSINKYFYMIKRIVNFLIENKIYSCVAINKVVIDSFENFINESYKSELSRSHLRMIFRRLLSLIELDNNVDYSMYKKILNKNNIELIKAQNETGKTPQIPNDIFDNIIRCALKEIKNNNITNKNKMEACIVLLLTQVGMRIKELQFLEANKRKEISCFDGKTKISYLGFLTFKTTRRERGGVVTKSFLTELADLAYVTLEELTEEKRKLCNNNHIFIGKTADVINQSTIRRYERNFIVRNAKEIGVFNKKCDGSYIMTKNSKKDWINYRKYLKNINDEDFIAIPNSHQFRVTVCNKLINEGVQIGWVMEHMNHLSPEMTKHYIRKEKVENKELSRKFFKGVLKKEFKAIGDQAEQLMEKINEYIEKGHFNIKVDIDDIADYLAGQIPIRERALGFCIKSAFGKKCKYNEVMCAFDMCPNHITCFINADISYKRFKNQVKSIKYNEENNFKQEAKIEKGKLRRLIDRNLKYELEELKVEIDNQGETEIIRKYPQLKEITEEIDKIMMEVKDWKRKI